A genomic window from Acidimicrobiales bacterium includes:
- a CDS encoding response regulator transcription factor, with protein MRVLIADDEYLVREGARSVLSSVAGIEVLGVAGDPSELHAAIEGSPPDVVVLDIRMPPTYQTEGIDAARLIRTTHPDVGVVILSQYADPEYALELLRDGSKGLAYLLKERLGEPTKLAAAIREVARGGSVLDPKVVDGLIEAQHRRARSRLHGLTTREGEVLEMMATGRTNAAIGEALFLSERAVEKHINSIFRKLGLSEELDINHRVAAVLFFLQRNMGTPD; from the coding sequence GTGAGGGTCCTCATCGCCGACGACGAGTATCTCGTGCGCGAGGGTGCCCGCAGCGTCCTGTCGTCGGTGGCCGGGATCGAGGTGCTGGGCGTCGCCGGCGACCCGAGCGAGCTCCACGCCGCCATCGAAGGGAGCCCTCCCGACGTGGTGGTGCTCGACATCCGGATGCCGCCGACGTACCAGACCGAGGGCATCGACGCCGCCCGGCTCATCCGCACGACGCATCCGGACGTCGGCGTGGTGATCCTTTCGCAGTACGCCGACCCCGAATACGCCCTGGAACTGCTCCGCGACGGGTCCAAGGGCCTGGCCTACCTGTTGAAGGAACGGCTGGGAGAGCCCACCAAGCTGGCCGCCGCCATACGCGAGGTCGCCCGTGGTGGCTCCGTTCTCGACCCGAAGGTGGTCGACGGGCTCATCGAGGCCCAGCACCGGCGCGCCCGGTCGCGCCTGCATGGGCTCACCACCCGCGAAGGGGAGGTGCTCGAGATGATGGCCACCGGGCGGACCAACGCCGCCATCGGCGAGGCCCTGTTCCTGAGCGAGCGGGCGGTGGAGAAGCACATCAACTCGATCTTCCGCAAGCTCGGGCTCAGCGAGGAGCTCGACATCAACCACCGTGTGGCGGCCGTCCTGTTCTTCCTCCAGCGCAACATGGGCACGCCGGACTGA